From Nomascus leucogenys isolate Asia chromosome 15, Asia_NLE_v1, whole genome shotgun sequence, a single genomic window includes:
- the MMP1 gene encoding interstitial collagenase isoform X1 yields MHSFPPLLLLLLFWSVVSHSFPATLETQEQDVDLVQKYLEKYYNLKNDGRQVEKQRNSGLVVEKLKQMQEFFGLKVTGKPDAETLKVMKQPRCGVPDVAQFVLTAGNPRWEQTHLTYRIENYTPDLPRADVDHAIEKAFKLWSNVTPLTFTKVSEGQADIMISFVRGDHQDNSPFDGPGGNLAHAFQPGPGIGGDAHFDEDERWTNNFREYNLYRVAAHELGHSLGLSHSTDIGALMYPSYTFSGDVQLAQDDIDGIQAIYGRSQNPVQPIGPQTPKVCDSKLTFDAITTIRGEVMFFKDRFYMRTNPFYPEVELNFISVFWPQLPNGLEAAYEFADRDEVRFFKGNKYWAVQGQNVLHGYPKDIYSSFGFPRTVKRINAALSEENTGKTYFFVAKKYWRYDEYKRSMDPGYPKMIAHDFPGIGHKVDAVFMKDGFFYFFHGTRQYKFDPKTKRILTLQKANSWFNCRKN; encoded by the exons ATGCACAGCTTTcctccactgctgctgctgctgctgttctgGAGTGTGGTGTCTCACAGCTTCCCAGCGACTCTAGAAACACAAGAGCAAGATGTGGACTTAGTCCAG AAATACCTGGAAAAATACTACAACCTGAAGAATGATGGGAGGCAAGTTGAAAAGCAGAGAAACAGTGGCCTAGTGGTTGAAAAATTGAAGCAAATGCAGGAATTCTTTGGGCTAAAAGTGACTGGGAAACCAGATGCTGAAACCCTGAAGGTGATGAAGCAGCCCAGATGTGGAGTGCCTGATGTGGCTCAGTTTGTCCTCACTGCGGGGAACCCTCGCTGGGAGCAAACACATCTGACCTACAG GATTGAAAATTACACGCCAGATTTGCCAAGAGCAGATGTGGACCATGCCATTGAGAAAGCTTTCAAACTCTGGAGTAATGTCACACCTCTGACATTCACCAAGGTCTCTGAGGGTCAAGCAGACATCATGATATCTTTTGTCAGGGGAG ATCATCAGGACAATTCTCCCTTTGATGGACCTGGAGGAAATCTTGCTCATGCTTTTCAACCAGGCCCAGGTATTGGAGGGGATGCTCATTTTGATGAAGATGAAAGGTGGACCAACAATTTCAGAG AGTACAACTTATATCGTGTTGCGGCTCATGAACTCGGCCATTCTCTTGGACTCTCCCATTCTACTGATATCGGGGCTTTGATGTACCCTAGCTACACCTTCAGTGGTGATGTTCAGCTAGCTCAGGATGACATTGATGGCATCCAAGCCATATATG gaCGTTCCCAAAATCCTGTCCAGCCCATCGGCCCACAAACCCCAAAAGTGTGTGACAGTAAGCTAACCTTTGATGCTATCACTACGATTCGGGGAGAAGTGATGTTCTTTAAAGACAg ATTCTACATGCGCACAAATCCCTTCTACCCGGAAGTTGAGCtcaatttcatttctgttttctggccACAACTGCCAAATGGGCTTGAAGCTGCTTACGAATTTGCCGACAGAGATGAAGTCCGGTTTTTCAAAG GGAATAAGTACTGGGCTGTTCAGGGACAGAATGTGCTACATGGATACCCCAAGGACATCTACAGCTCCTTTGGCTTCCCTAGAACTGTGAAGCGTATCAATGCTGCTCTTTCTGAGGAAAACACTGGAAAAACCTACTTCTTTGTTGCTAAAAAATACTGGAG GTATGATGAATATAAACGATCTATGGATCCAGGTTATCCCAAAATGATAGCACATGACTTTCCTGGAATTGGCCACAAAGTGGATGCAGTTTTCATGAAAGATG gatttttctatttctttcatggaACAAGGCAATACAAATTTGATCCTAAAACGAAGAGAATTTTGACTCTCCAGAAAGCTAATAGCTGGTTCAACTGCAGGAAAAATTGA
- the MMP1 gene encoding interstitial collagenase isoform X2 has product MQEFFGLKVTGKPDAETLKVMKQPRCGVPDVAQFVLTAGNPRWEQTHLTYRIENYTPDLPRADVDHAIEKAFKLWSNVTPLTFTKVSEGQADIMISFVRGDHQDNSPFDGPGGNLAHAFQPGPGIGGDAHFDEDERWTNNFREYNLYRVAAHELGHSLGLSHSTDIGALMYPSYTFSGDVQLAQDDIDGIQAIYGRSQNPVQPIGPQTPKVCDSKLTFDAITTIRGEVMFFKDRFYMRTNPFYPEVELNFISVFWPQLPNGLEAAYEFADRDEVRFFKGNKYWAVQGQNVLHGYPKDIYSSFGFPRTVKRINAALSEENTGKTYFFVAKKYWRYDEYKRSMDPGYPKMIAHDFPGIGHKVDAVFMKDGFFYFFHGTRQYKFDPKTKRILTLQKANSWFNCRKN; this is encoded by the exons ATGCAGGAATTCTTTGGGCTAAAAGTGACTGGGAAACCAGATGCTGAAACCCTGAAGGTGATGAAGCAGCCCAGATGTGGAGTGCCTGATGTGGCTCAGTTTGTCCTCACTGCGGGGAACCCTCGCTGGGAGCAAACACATCTGACCTACAG GATTGAAAATTACACGCCAGATTTGCCAAGAGCAGATGTGGACCATGCCATTGAGAAAGCTTTCAAACTCTGGAGTAATGTCACACCTCTGACATTCACCAAGGTCTCTGAGGGTCAAGCAGACATCATGATATCTTTTGTCAGGGGAG ATCATCAGGACAATTCTCCCTTTGATGGACCTGGAGGAAATCTTGCTCATGCTTTTCAACCAGGCCCAGGTATTGGAGGGGATGCTCATTTTGATGAAGATGAAAGGTGGACCAACAATTTCAGAG AGTACAACTTATATCGTGTTGCGGCTCATGAACTCGGCCATTCTCTTGGACTCTCCCATTCTACTGATATCGGGGCTTTGATGTACCCTAGCTACACCTTCAGTGGTGATGTTCAGCTAGCTCAGGATGACATTGATGGCATCCAAGCCATATATG gaCGTTCCCAAAATCCTGTCCAGCCCATCGGCCCACAAACCCCAAAAGTGTGTGACAGTAAGCTAACCTTTGATGCTATCACTACGATTCGGGGAGAAGTGATGTTCTTTAAAGACAg ATTCTACATGCGCACAAATCCCTTCTACCCGGAAGTTGAGCtcaatttcatttctgttttctggccACAACTGCCAAATGGGCTTGAAGCTGCTTACGAATTTGCCGACAGAGATGAAGTCCGGTTTTTCAAAG GGAATAAGTACTGGGCTGTTCAGGGACAGAATGTGCTACATGGATACCCCAAGGACATCTACAGCTCCTTTGGCTTCCCTAGAACTGTGAAGCGTATCAATGCTGCTCTTTCTGAGGAAAACACTGGAAAAACCTACTTCTTTGTTGCTAAAAAATACTGGAG GTATGATGAATATAAACGATCTATGGATCCAGGTTATCCCAAAATGATAGCACATGACTTTCCTGGAATTGGCCACAAAGTGGATGCAGTTTTCATGAAAGATG gatttttctatttctttcatggaACAAGGCAATACAAATTTGATCCTAAAACGAAGAGAATTTTGACTCTCCAGAAAGCTAATAGCTGGTTCAACTGCAGGAAAAATTGA